Proteins from one Catenuloplanes atrovinosus genomic window:
- a CDS encoding CPBP family intramembrane glutamic endopeptidase, with translation MTTTLPAPEQVTVPVPYHRLAHTERHRWWRPLVGTLLVLAGAFAAALGPMIVAGIVGLSLGLPQDEYGWPVLGDELDLAVGLLGLGLVIPVVMLVARWTQRRPGGTVSSVAGRLRWGWLGRCVLLAVPAVGLMYAVLFLLPGTGAEAVFVGWERFLFGVAVVAVLVPFQAAGEEYLFRGWLVQAFGSWTRSPWPGIVVSSVLFGLVHGYGTPWGMADLIFFGVVAAVLTVRTGGLEAAIVLHAVGNLAALVTGAAIGALGSEETATDAPALVAAVDMAMVAVYGVAVLWLRPQSLLSR, from the coding sequence ATGACGACGACGCTTCCCGCGCCAGAGCAGGTCACGGTCCCGGTCCCGTATCACCGGCTGGCGCACACCGAGCGGCACCGATGGTGGCGGCCGCTGGTCGGCACGCTGCTGGTCCTGGCCGGCGCGTTCGCGGCCGCGCTCGGCCCGATGATCGTGGCCGGCATCGTGGGCCTGAGCCTGGGGCTGCCGCAGGACGAGTACGGCTGGCCGGTCCTCGGCGACGAACTGGACCTGGCGGTCGGGCTGCTCGGCCTGGGCCTGGTCATCCCGGTGGTGATGCTGGTGGCGCGGTGGACGCAGCGGCGGCCGGGCGGCACGGTGTCGTCGGTGGCCGGCCGGCTGCGGTGGGGCTGGCTGGGCCGGTGCGTGCTGCTGGCCGTACCGGCGGTGGGGTTGATGTACGCGGTGTTGTTCCTGCTGCCCGGCACCGGTGCGGAGGCCGTGTTCGTGGGCTGGGAACGGTTCCTGTTCGGCGTGGCCGTGGTGGCCGTGCTGGTGCCGTTCCAGGCCGCGGGCGAGGAGTATCTGTTCCGCGGCTGGCTGGTGCAGGCGTTCGGGTCGTGGACGCGGTCGCCGTGGCCCGGGATCGTGGTGTCGTCGGTGCTGTTCGGGCTGGTCCACGGGTACGGAACGCCGTGGGGCATGGCCGACCTGATCTTCTTCGGCGTGGTCGCGGCCGTGCTGACCGTGCGCACCGGTGGGCTGGAGGCCGCGATCGTCCTGCACGCGGTCGGCAACCTGGCCGCGCTGGTGACCGGGGCCGCGATCGGCGCGCTGGGCAGCGAGGAGACCGCCACGGACGCGCCCGCGCTGGTCGCGGCGGTGGACATGGCGATGGTGGCGGTCTACGGCGTGGCGGTGCTGTGGCTGCGGCCTCAGTCCTTGCTCTCCAGGTAG
- a CDS encoding histidine kinase yields MSPKRTDWLLPLALGAVQLGLWPGAVLFRQPPAVLALVLAATAAVVAALGFRRVRPVTALIATHLAVASAQCGVAPLGADSDSLVDVLTVAPLIALFSVAAWTGVRTTLIAAPALTASTVVVNTLTPGYYAGESGVGLALLVAADALLAALIALLGHRRQAWRRGREQARRRLAETEAARAEAARGERHRLARELHDVSAHHLTAIVVTVTAARRLATTRPELAADALTFSAQAARRTLDTLVDLVAVMRSADAAGDLPARLAGLGAEFQRLGQPVTLDLAAPTAVPADVADAAFAIVREALTNTIRYAPGGAVTIRLADDDGAVGVTVTNGPAARASDADGVGSGSGLAGARSRAEQLGGTLTAGPDGAGWRVAARLPVAAAGASPPSRLARAWQERAASVRGYLTDALIAVILALGGVAVLLVDPALTTGGSRPAGFAVAALIVAHTVPLVWAHRAPWWVLGGVLAVLAGWAIVAATGVLPAGSLSVLTVAGFAEVYAVYAVAAHGRGRAAFTWPAAPATAGVLGLAIAVGVGADLARSGDAPEAGPAELVALTVVLGGFVTVLLAVPMLAAWIVGASWRRRLTRLRSRERDVVAAAAASAAGEALAERWRIAAELRSTVLDRATAVLTAASPPVPAVPGVRNAALPPTSGVPGGGSPASPTASDVPGHAVPPSGSGTPGGGTAAPGAGAAVSQPVSGEPGASPVASGVPGAGIGAAVDGDVPDGGAGGGTATGPADGTAARLDAVLEAARATLAAMRELLGSLRGGAGAGEAETAPQPTAAQIGALCEAQRAAGRPVLLRYATPLPELPPGVDVSAYRLIEAALALPGAGPLEIVIGVTGGLRIFLNRIPVLTDARVAAGLRGRVDAVSGAMTVHPGGETEIWLPLAAASEEVRSSPYA; encoded by the coding sequence ATGAGCCCGAAGCGCACCGACTGGCTGCTGCCGCTGGCGCTCGGCGCGGTGCAGCTCGGCCTGTGGCCCGGCGCCGTACTGTTCCGCCAGCCGCCCGCGGTGCTCGCGCTGGTCCTGGCCGCCACCGCGGCCGTGGTCGCCGCGCTCGGCTTCCGCCGCGTCCGGCCGGTCACCGCGCTGATCGCCACGCACCTGGCGGTCGCGTCCGCGCAGTGTGGCGTCGCACCGCTCGGCGCGGACAGCGACTCGCTCGTCGACGTGCTCACGGTCGCCCCGCTGATCGCGCTCTTCTCGGTCGCGGCCTGGACCGGCGTGCGCACCACGCTGATCGCCGCCCCCGCGCTGACCGCCTCCACCGTGGTCGTCAACACGCTCACGCCCGGCTACTACGCGGGCGAGAGCGGCGTCGGGCTGGCGCTGCTGGTCGCCGCGGACGCACTGCTCGCCGCGCTGATCGCGCTGCTCGGGCACCGCCGGCAGGCGTGGCGGCGCGGCCGGGAACAGGCCCGCCGGCGGCTCGCCGAGACCGAGGCGGCCCGCGCCGAGGCCGCGCGCGGCGAACGGCACCGGCTGGCCCGCGAGCTGCACGACGTCAGCGCCCACCACCTGACCGCGATCGTGGTCACGGTGACCGCGGCGCGCCGGCTCGCCACCACCCGGCCCGAGTTGGCCGCGGACGCGCTGACGTTCTCGGCGCAGGCGGCCCGCCGTACCCTGGACACGCTCGTCGATCTGGTCGCGGTGATGCGGTCCGCGGACGCGGCCGGTGACCTGCCCGCCCGGCTCGCCGGCCTCGGCGCCGAGTTCCAGCGGCTCGGCCAGCCGGTCACGCTGGACCTCGCCGCGCCCACCGCGGTCCCGGCCGACGTCGCGGACGCGGCGTTCGCGATCGTGCGCGAAGCCCTGACCAACACCATCCGGTACGCACCCGGCGGCGCGGTCACCATCCGGCTGGCCGACGACGACGGCGCGGTCGGCGTGACCGTGACCAACGGGCCCGCCGCGCGCGCCTCCGACGCGGACGGCGTCGGCTCCGGCAGCGGACTCGCCGGCGCGCGCTCGCGCGCGGAACAACTCGGCGGCACGCTGACCGCCGGGCCGGACGGCGCCGGATGGCGGGTCGCGGCCCGGCTGCCGGTCGCCGCCGCGGGCGCGTCACCGCCGTCGCGGCTGGCCCGGGCCTGGCAGGAGCGGGCCGCGTCGGTGCGCGGATACCTGACCGACGCGCTGATCGCGGTCATCCTGGCGCTGGGCGGCGTGGCGGTGCTGCTGGTCGACCCGGCGCTGACCACGGGCGGGTCGCGGCCGGCCGGGTTCGCGGTCGCGGCGCTGATCGTGGCGCACACGGTGCCGCTGGTGTGGGCGCACCGGGCGCCGTGGTGGGTGCTCGGCGGGGTGCTCGCGGTGCTGGCCGGGTGGGCGATCGTGGCCGCGACCGGCGTGCTGCCGGCCGGATCGCTGAGCGTGCTGACCGTGGCCGGGTTCGCGGAGGTGTACGCGGTCTACGCGGTCGCGGCACACGGGCGCGGGCGGGCCGCGTTCACGTGGCCGGCCGCGCCGGCGACCGCGGGGGTGCTCGGACTGGCGATCGCGGTGGGCGTCGGCGCGGATCTCGCCCGGTCCGGCGACGCGCCGGAGGCGGGCCCGGCGGAACTGGTCGCGCTGACGGTGGTGCTGGGCGGCTTCGTGACCGTGCTCCTCGCCGTGCCGATGCTGGCGGCGTGGATCGTGGGCGCCTCCTGGCGGCGCCGCCTGACCCGGCTGCGCTCCCGGGAACGCGACGTGGTCGCGGCGGCGGCGGCATCGGCGGCGGGGGAGGCACTCGCGGAACGGTGGCGGATCGCGGCGGAGCTGCGGTCGACGGTCCTCGACCGGGCCACGGCGGTGTTGACGGCCGCGTCGCCGCCGGTCCCCGCGGTTCCGGGCGTGCGGAACGCCGCGCTACCGCCGACGTCGGGCGTGCCGGGCGGCGGGAGTCCCGCGTCGCCAACGGCTTCGGATGTGCCGGGGCATGCCGTGCCGCCGTCGGGTTCCGGGACGCCGGGTGGAGGGACCGCCGCGCCGGGCGCGGGGGCCGCGGTGTCGCAGCCGGTCTCCGGGGAGCCGGGCGCGTCTCCGGTGGCATCCGGCGTGCCGGGCGCCGGGATCGGGGCAGCGGTCGACGGTGACGTACCGGACGGCGGCGCCGGCGGCGGTACCGCGACGGGCCCGGCGGACGGCACCGCGGCCCGGCTGGACGCGGTCCTGGAGGCCGCCCGGGCGACGCTCGCCGCGATGCGGGAGCTGCTGGGCAGCCTGCGCGGTGGGGCCGGCGCCGGGGAGGCGGAGACCGCGCCGCAGCCGACCGCCGCGCAGATCGGCGCGCTGTGCGAGGCGCAGCGGGCCGCGGGCCGGCCGGTCCTGCTCCGGTACGCCACACCGCTGCCGGAGCTGCCGCCGGGCGTGGACGTCTCCGCGTACCGTCTGATCGAGGCCGCCCTGGCACTGCCCGGCGCCGGACCGCTGGAGATCGTGATCGGCGTGACCGGCGGCCTGCGGATCTTTTTGAACCGAATTCCGGTGCTGACCGACGCGCGCGTCGCCGCCGGGCTGCGCGGCCGGGTCGACGCGGTCAGCGGCGCGATGACCGTGCACCCGGGCGGCGAGACGGAGATCTGGCTGCCGCTGGCGGCCGCGAGCGAGGAGGTGCGGTCATCGCCGTACGCGTGA
- a CDS encoding response regulator transcription factor, translating into MLLAGFVAIIDAEDDLEVVGTAADGAAAVELAAAARPDVVIMDIRMPGMDGLAATRLVTAGEQPPKVLVLTTFDLDAYVFEALRAGASGFLLKDADPEELLSAIRVIAAGEALLDPAVTGRLIAAFAAGGGPVAGEPPELTGLTPRERDVLTLIAEGLSNAEIADRLGVGVGTVKTHVNALFSKIGVRDRVQATILAYDVGLVRPRR; encoded by the coding sequence ATGCTGCTGGCCGGCTTCGTCGCCATCATCGACGCGGAGGACGACCTGGAGGTGGTCGGTACGGCCGCGGACGGCGCCGCCGCGGTCGAGCTGGCCGCCGCCGCCCGCCCGGACGTGGTCATCATGGACATCCGCATGCCGGGCATGGACGGCCTCGCCGCCACCCGGCTGGTGACCGCCGGCGAGCAGCCGCCGAAGGTGCTGGTGCTGACCACGTTCGACCTGGACGCGTACGTGTTCGAGGCGCTGCGCGCGGGCGCGTCCGGCTTCCTGCTCAAGGACGCCGACCCGGAGGAGTTGCTGTCCGCGATCCGGGTGATCGCGGCCGGGGAGGCGCTGCTCGACCCGGCCGTGACCGGCCGGCTGATCGCCGCGTTCGCCGCCGGCGGCGGCCCGGTGGCCGGGGAGCCGCCGGAGCTCACCGGTCTCACGCCACGCGAGCGCGACGTGCTCACGCTGATCGCCGAGGGCCTGTCGAACGCCGAGATCGCGGATCGTCTGGGCGTCGGGGTCGGCACCGTCAAGACCCACGTCAACGCGCTCTTCTCCAAGATCGGCGTGCGGGACCGGGTGCAGGCCACCATCCTGGCGTACGACGTGGGCCTGGTCCGGCCGCGCCGCTAA
- a CDS encoding class I SAM-dependent methyltransferase has product MEEALAFGAVASAYARHRPDYAPAAVRWAIEAAPGPRVLDLGAGTGKLTAALVAAGARVTAVEPDPAMLAELRRALPGVTALPGRAEAIPLPDASVDAVVAGNAMHWFDLPVAGPEIARVLAGGGVLAGLWNVLDDRAGWVAGLARAGGSAAVGPRDTPAGWRAATAGLAVPGLGPARRAEFPHGQRRTADSLVATLATRAGMLVMPERQRADTLRRMRAFLASRPETARGAFVLPMVTCVLRQAG; this is encoded by the coding sequence ATGGAGGAGGCGCTGGCGTTCGGGGCGGTCGCATCCGCGTACGCGCGGCACCGCCCGGACTACGCGCCGGCCGCGGTGCGGTGGGCGATCGAGGCCGCACCGGGGCCGCGCGTGCTCGACCTGGGCGCCGGCACCGGCAAGCTCACCGCCGCGCTGGTCGCGGCCGGCGCGCGGGTCACCGCGGTGGAACCCGACCCGGCGATGCTGGCCGAACTGCGCCGCGCGCTGCCGGGCGTCACCGCGCTGCCCGGGCGCGCGGAGGCGATCCCGCTGCCGGACGCGTCCGTCGACGCGGTGGTGGCCGGCAACGCCATGCACTGGTTCGACCTGCCCGTCGCCGGGCCGGAGATCGCCCGGGTGCTGGCCGGTGGCGGCGTGCTGGCCGGGCTGTGGAACGTGCTCGACGACCGGGCCGGGTGGGTCGCCGGGCTGGCCCGGGCCGGCGGGAGTGCCGCCGTCGGCCCTCGGGACACGCCGGCGGGCTGGCGCGCGGCCACGGCCGGCCTGGCCGTACCGGGGCTGGGACCGGCCCGCCGCGCCGAGTTCCCGCACGGGCAGCGCCGCACCGCGGACTCGCTGGTGGCCACGCTCGCCACCCGGGCGGGCATGCTGGTCATGCCGGAACGGCAGCGCGCGGACACGCTCCGGCGGATGCGCGCGTTCCTGGCGTCCCGGCCGGAGACCGCGCGCGGCGCGTTCGTCCTGCCGATGGTGACCTGCGTGCTGCGCCAGGCGGGTTAG
- a CDS encoding VOC family protein: protein MIADAHLRIARPTRSLANAERFWTAGLGLDVLFREEELLMVGAPGAAWHLELVAGEPAPGTEDLLVLYLDGPVGDALVAGLVAAGGRRVSQGDYWDRWGVTIADPDGYRLVLSTRAWTN, encoded by the coding sequence ATGATCGCTGACGCGCACCTGCGGATCGCCCGGCCCACGCGATCGCTCGCGAACGCCGAACGGTTCTGGACCGCGGGGCTGGGCCTGGACGTGCTGTTCCGCGAGGAGGAACTGCTCATGGTCGGTGCGCCGGGTGCCGCGTGGCACCTGGAGCTGGTCGCCGGGGAGCCGGCGCCGGGCACGGAGGATCTGCTGGTGCTGTACCTGGACGGGCCGGTCGGCGACGCCCTGGTCGCCGGCCTGGTCGCGGCCGGCGGGCGGCGGGTCTCGCAGGGCGACTACTGGGACCGGTGGGGCGTGACGATCGCGGATCCGGACGGCTACCGCCTGGTGCTCAGCACCCGTGCGTGGACCAACTAG
- a CDS encoding helix-turn-helix transcriptional regulator → MPTIFDSDDPDAAYHAITAMYRTSRISAIGRRHRVRIAQDVIGDAAELHRIVFPMRFNATAPPLRTLVVGRVRSGAITYRDSGRADHYGAGDVYLLGAPAQEYDTAVHTVDAEFARIGTGLINQLAEAAPDRAGSPVRFTGYRPVTHTGALLWTQTYDFARHNAATAATEPLLADAVSRLLAATALTVFPSTALHDPTIEDRHDAHPAAVRRAIAYIESDAHREIGLADIATAAHVTIRAVQLGFRRHLGTTPTAYLRRVRLAHAHHDLTVSTPGTTTVAAIAARWGFASPGRFTAHYRAAYGRTPSQTLHRG, encoded by the coding sequence ATGCCGACGATCTTCGACAGCGACGACCCGGACGCCGCGTACCACGCGATCACGGCCATGTACCGCACCAGCCGGATCTCCGCGATCGGCCGGCGGCACCGGGTGCGCATCGCCCAGGACGTCATCGGCGACGCCGCGGAACTGCACCGGATCGTCTTCCCGATGCGCTTCAACGCCACCGCCCCGCCGCTGCGCACGCTCGTGGTCGGGCGCGTCCGCAGCGGCGCGATCACCTACCGCGACAGCGGCCGCGCCGACCACTACGGCGCCGGCGACGTCTACCTGCTCGGCGCGCCCGCCCAGGAGTACGACACCGCGGTCCACACCGTCGACGCCGAGTTCGCCCGGATCGGCACCGGCCTGATCAACCAACTCGCCGAGGCCGCACCCGACCGGGCCGGCTCCCCGGTCCGGTTCACCGGATACCGCCCGGTCACCCACACCGGCGCGCTGCTCTGGACGCAGACCTACGACTTCGCCCGGCACAACGCCGCCACCGCCGCGACCGAACCGCTACTGGCCGACGCGGTCAGCCGCCTGCTCGCCGCGACCGCGCTGACCGTCTTCCCCAGCACCGCGCTGCACGACCCGACGATCGAGGACCGGCACGACGCACACCCCGCCGCGGTACGCCGCGCCATCGCCTACATCGAGTCCGACGCGCACCGCGAGATCGGCCTCGCCGACATCGCCACCGCCGCGCACGTCACCATCCGCGCGGTCCAACTCGGGTTCCGCCGCCACCTGGGCACCACCCCGACGGCCTACCTGCGCCGCGTCCGCCTCGCCCACGCCCACCACGACCTGACCGTCTCCACCCCCGGCACCACCACGGTCGCGGCGATCGCGGCCCGCTGGGGCTTCGCCAGTCCCGGCCGCTTCACCGCCCACTACCGCGCCGCCTACGGCCGCACCCCGTCCCAGACCCTGCACCGCGGTTGA
- a CDS encoding lysophospholipid acyltransferase family protein codes for MTDTTPWTAPLVWRSLLLAARGVVGATARLRVTGEVPPALRRGPLILAANHISPVDPVVMMAACRTAGITPRIMATGGVFRTPVLGSVMRASGQIRVDRRTATVARALDDAATALREGSVVLIYPEGRIGLDPGLWPERGKTGAARLALTTGAPVVPVAQWGGHTLIPYDTARMADNARAVLRDLRHRPPVRVGFGAPVDLSGLTAHTPGDAQRATDRIIDAITATLATLRPDEPGRPHHHDPTRPADTSRAHRRG; via the coding sequence GTGACCGACACCACGCCGTGGACCGCCCCGCTCGTCTGGCGGAGCCTGCTGCTCGCCGCCCGCGGTGTGGTCGGCGCCACCGCCCGGCTGCGCGTCACCGGCGAGGTCCCGCCGGCGCTGCGCCGCGGCCCGCTCATCCTGGCCGCCAACCACATCAGCCCGGTCGACCCGGTCGTCATGATGGCCGCCTGCCGTACCGCCGGGATCACCCCGCGGATCATGGCGACCGGCGGCGTGTTCCGTACCCCCGTGCTCGGGTCGGTGATGCGGGCGTCCGGGCAGATCCGGGTGGACCGGCGCACCGCCACCGTCGCCCGCGCGCTCGACGACGCCGCGACCGCGCTGCGCGAGGGCTCGGTGGTGCTGATCTACCCGGAGGGCCGCATCGGGCTGGACCCGGGCCTGTGGCCGGAGCGCGGCAAGACCGGCGCCGCCCGGCTCGCGCTCACCACCGGCGCACCCGTCGTCCCGGTCGCGCAGTGGGGCGGGCACACGCTCATCCCGTACGACACCGCCCGGATGGCGGACAACGCCCGCGCGGTGCTGCGCGACCTGCGGCACCGGCCGCCCGTGCGGGTCGGGTTCGGCGCACCGGTCGACCTGTCCGGGCTGACCGCGCACACGCCCGGCGACGCGCAGCGCGCCACCGACCGGATCATCGACGCGATCACCGCCACGCTCGCCACGCTGCGCCCGGACGAGCCCGGCCGCCCGCACCACCACGATCCGACCCGGCCGGCCGACACCTCGCGCGCACACCGGCGCGGGTGA
- a CDS encoding cytochrome ubiquinol oxidase subunit I: MDALDVARWQFGVTTVYHFLFVPITIGMSLLVAIMQTVWYRTRDEKWLRLTKFFGKLFLINFAMGIVTGIVQEFQFGMNWSDYSRFVGDVFGSLLAIEALVAFFLESTFLGLWIFGWDRLPKPIHLATIWAASIGTILSMYFILAANSWMQNPVGFHINPDTGRAELNSIGALLTNKVTLATFPHTFFGALMVAGGLIVAVSLWHLYRGKDEQKATFRTALTFGGWVTILATAGTLISGDFQGKIMTQVQPMKMAAAEGLYETTSSAPFSLLTIGSLDGSREVFAITVPDLLSWLGKGDIHAEIEGINDLQAQYSAEYGAGVNYAPIIPVTYWSFRMMIFFGLAAGAIALLTLWMTRRGRTPTSRLLLLGALSLPILPLLANSFGWIFTEMGRQPWLVFGEMLTRDGVSRSVSMTEVIVSFGTFTLLYAALAVVEVRLLLKYATGGLPEIHPEPGDDEKDDADRPLAFAY, encoded by the coding sequence TTGGACGCGTTGGATGTCGCGCGGTGGCAGTTCGGGGTCACCACCGTCTACCACTTCCTCTTCGTGCCGATCACGATCGGCATGTCGCTGCTCGTCGCGATCATGCAGACGGTCTGGTACCGGACGCGCGACGAGAAGTGGCTGCGCCTGACCAAGTTCTTCGGCAAGCTCTTTCTGATCAACTTCGCGATGGGCATCGTCACCGGCATCGTGCAGGAGTTCCAGTTCGGCATGAACTGGTCCGACTACTCCCGCTTCGTCGGTGACGTCTTCGGCTCCCTGCTGGCGATCGAGGCGCTGGTCGCGTTCTTCCTCGAGTCGACATTCCTCGGCCTGTGGATCTTCGGCTGGGATCGGCTGCCGAAGCCGATCCACCTGGCCACCATCTGGGCCGCCTCGATCGGCACGATCCTGAGCATGTACTTCATCCTCGCGGCCAACTCGTGGATGCAGAACCCGGTCGGGTTCCACATCAACCCCGACACCGGCCGCGCGGAGCTGAACTCGATCGGCGCGCTGCTCACCAACAAGGTCACGCTCGCCACGTTCCCGCACACGTTCTTCGGCGCGCTCATGGTCGCCGGCGGCCTGATCGTCGCGGTCTCGCTCTGGCACCTCTACCGCGGCAAGGACGAGCAGAAGGCGACCTTCCGCACCGCGCTCACCTTCGGCGGATGGGTCACGATCCTGGCCACGGCCGGCACGCTCATCTCCGGCGACTTCCAGGGCAAGATCATGACCCAGGTGCAGCCGATGAAGATGGCCGCGGCCGAGGGGCTCTACGAGACCACCAGTTCCGCGCCGTTCTCGCTGCTGACCATCGGCAGCCTGGACGGCAGCCGGGAGGTGTTCGCGATCACCGTCCCGGACCTGCTGTCCTGGCTCGGCAAGGGCGACATCCACGCCGAGATCGAAGGCATCAACGACCTCCAGGCCCAGTACAGCGCCGAGTACGGCGCGGGCGTCAACTACGCGCCGATCATCCCGGTCACCTACTGGTCGTTCCGCATGATGATCTTCTTCGGGCTGGCGGCCGGCGCGATCGCGCTGCTCACGCTCTGGATGACCCGCCGCGGCCGCACCCCCACCAGCCGCCTGCTGCTGCTCGGCGCGCTGAGCCTGCCGATCCTGCCGCTGCTGGCCAACTCGTTCGGCTGGATCTTCACCGAGATGGGCCGCCAGCCGTGGCTGGTCTTCGGCGAGATGCTCACCCGCGACGGCGTCTCCCGCAGCGTGTCCATGACCGAGGTGATCGTCTCGTTCGGCACGTTCACGCTGCTGTACGCCGCGCTCGCCGTCGTCGAGGTGCGGCTGCTGCTGAAGTACGCCACCGGCGGGCTGCCCGAGATCCACCCCGAACCCGGCGACGACGAGAAGGACGACGCCGATCGCCCGCTCGCGTTCGCGTACTGA
- the cydB gene encoding cytochrome d ubiquinol oxidase subunit II: MDLASFWFILIAVLFVGYFVLEGFDFGVGMLLPVLGRNDRERRVVINTIGPVWDGNEVWLITAGGAMFAAFPEWYATLFSGFYLPLLLILVALIVRAVGFDYRGKRADAAWKRNWDLAIIFGSYTPALLWGVAFANIVRGVPLDANHDYTGGLLNLLNPYALLGGVTMVALCLTHGAVFLALKTEGEIRVRANRIAGRAGLATAVLAVAFLGWTVSSFGGTVASVVTAVVAALALAGALLANRVGREGWTFVGTAVTIGLAVVTLFTVLFPNVMPSSTDPAHSLTVDNASSTPYTLTIMTWVALLITPVVLLYQGWTYWVFRRRIGVHHIPDDGAVSTPAGSAVGGG, translated from the coding sequence GTGGATCTCGCTTCCTTCTGGTTCATCCTCATCGCCGTGCTGTTCGTCGGCTACTTCGTGCTGGAGGGCTTCGACTTCGGTGTCGGCATGCTCCTGCCGGTCCTCGGCCGCAACGACCGGGAACGGCGCGTCGTCATCAACACCATCGGCCCGGTCTGGGACGGCAACGAGGTCTGGCTGATCACGGCCGGTGGCGCCATGTTCGCCGCGTTCCCCGAGTGGTACGCCACCCTGTTCTCCGGCTTCTACCTGCCGCTGCTGCTCATCCTGGTGGCGCTCATCGTCCGCGCGGTCGGCTTCGACTACCGCGGCAAGCGCGCCGACGCCGCGTGGAAGCGCAACTGGGACCTGGCGATCATCTTCGGGTCGTACACGCCGGCGCTGCTGTGGGGCGTCGCGTTCGCCAACATCGTGCGCGGCGTGCCGCTGGACGCCAACCACGACTACACCGGCGGACTGCTCAACCTGCTCAACCCGTACGCGCTGCTCGGCGGCGTCACCATGGTCGCGCTCTGCCTCACGCACGGCGCCGTGTTCCTGGCACTGAAAACCGAGGGCGAGATCCGGGTGCGCGCCAACCGGATCGCCGGCCGCGCCGGGCTGGCCACCGCGGTGCTGGCGGTCGCGTTCCTCGGCTGGACCGTGTCCTCGTTCGGCGGCACCGTGGCCTCCGTGGTCACCGCGGTCGTGGCGGCGCTCGCGCTGGCCGGGGCGCTGCTGGCGAACAGGGTGGGCCGCGAGGGCTGGACGTTCGTCGGCACGGCGGTCACGATCGGGCTGGCGGTGGTCACGCTGTTCACCGTGCTGTTCCCGAACGTGATGCCGTCCTCGACCGACCCGGCGCACAGCCTGACCGTGGACAACGCGTCCTCCACGCCGTACACACTGACGATCATGACGTGGGTGGCGCTGCTGATCACGCCGGTCGTGCTGCTCTACCAGGGCTGGACGTACTGGGTGTTCCGCCGGCGCATCGGCGTCCACCACATCCCGGACGACGGCGCCGTATCCACCCCCGCCGGCAGCGCCGTCGGCGGGGGCTGA
- a CDS encoding pentapeptide repeat-containing protein, with protein MAIDPSRLPRTETAIHDADWALDDLSGRVHERVAFTGVDLTEATSTGASFSECVFTQCRFNAGVHTRTAMVNCVFVGCSFFEVGLEECKLVGSVFEDCTFGLFTATGGDWSFVTLAGADLQKATITGVRMREADLSGVKAAHAKLLSVDLAGATLRQADFTKADLRGSNLETLDPLTTTLKGAVIDTAQAVQIAGALGLSVR; from the coding sequence ATGGCGATCGACCCGAGTCGGCTTCCCCGGACCGAGACCGCGATCCACGACGCCGACTGGGCGTTGGACGACCTGTCCGGGCGGGTGCATGAGCGGGTCGCGTTCACCGGGGTGGATCTGACCGAGGCGACCAGTACCGGCGCGTCGTTCTCCGAGTGCGTGTTCACGCAGTGCCGGTTCAACGCGGGCGTGCACACCCGTACCGCCATGGTGAATTGTGTGTTCGTGGGGTGTTCGTTCTTCGAGGTGGGGCTGGAGGAGTGCAAGCTGGTCGGCAGCGTCTTCGAGGACTGCACGTTCGGCCTGTTCACGGCCACCGGCGGCGACTGGTCGTTCGTCACGCTCGCCGGCGCGGACCTGCAGAAGGCCACGATCACGGGGGTACGGATGCGCGAGGCCGACCTGTCCGGCGTCAAGGCCGCGCACGCGAAGCTGCTCTCCGTGGACCTGGCCGGCGCGACGCTGCGGCAGGCCGACTTCACCAAGGCCGACCTGCGGGGCAGCAACCTGGAGACGCTCGACCCGCTGACCACGACGCTGAAGGGCGCCGTGATCGACACCGCCCAGGCGGTGCAGATCGCCGGCGCCCTCGGGCTCAGCGTGCGGTGA